Genomic segment of Actinomycetota bacterium:
GGAGGTAATCTAATGTGGTGTCATCAAGCGGATAGATGGTAACCCTCTCGTCATCGTCTAATAATTCTCTAACTTCAGTGAAAACGCTCGCGATTCGTTTCTTGTTGTAGAGGTGTTTTATTTCAGCAAGAACGATGGTAGGCACGACGATCGATGATTCAGCCGCGCGCATTATCTCTCGTGCTTCGCGACCTAGATTTTTGCTGCCTTCAATAAACCAGACAAGGGCGTGCGTATCAATAACGTAAATCATTTGAGCTCTTCAGGAGTACTAATCTCAACTGCCTTGATTTCGTCAAAAGAGG
This window contains:
- a CDS encoding PIN domain-containing protein, which encodes MIYVIDTHALVWFIEGSKNLGREAREIMRAAESSIVVPTIVLAEIKHLYNKKRIASVFTEVRELLDDDERVTIYPLDDTTLDYLPEGLEIHDAIICATCLALQDSLEEEVILITKDQEIIESKIIETTW